The Cuculus canorus isolate bCucCan1 chromosome 5, bCucCan1.pri, whole genome shotgun sequence genome window below encodes:
- the ARF6 gene encoding ADP-ribosylation factor 6 produces the protein MGKVLSKIFGNKEMRILMLGLDAAGKTTILYKLKLGQSVTTIPTVGFNVETVTYKNVKFNVWDVGGQDKIRPLWRHYYTGTQGLIFVVDCADRDRIDEARQELHRIINDREMRDAIILIFANKQDLPDAMKPHEIQEKLGLTRIRDRNWYVQPSCATTGDGLYEGLTWLTSNYKS, from the coding sequence ATGGGGAAGGTGCTGTCCAAGATCTTCGGCAACAAGGAGATGCGGATCCTGATGCTGGGTTTGGACGCAGCCGGGAAAACCACCATCCTGTACAAACTGAAGCTGGGCCAGTCGGTCACCACCATCCCCACCGTGGGCTTCAACGTGGAAACGGTCACTTATAAAAACGTCAAGTTCAACGTGTGGGACGTCGGGGGCCAGGACAAGATCCGTCCCCTCTGGAGGCACTACTACACGGGCACGCAGGGCTTGATCTTTGTGGTGGACTGCGCCGATCGCGACCGCATCGACGAGGCCCGGCAGGAGCTCCACCGCATTATCAACGACAGGGAGATGCGGGACGCCATCATCCTCATCTTCGCCAACAAGCAGGACCTGCCCGATGCCATGAAACCCCATGAAATCCAGGAGAAACTGGGCCTGACCCGGATCAGGGATAGGAATTGGTACGTGCAGCCCTCCTGTGCTACCACAGGGGATGGACTCTATGAAGGGCTGACATGGTTAACATCCAATTATAAATCCTAA